In Thermosphaera sp., a genomic segment contains:
- a CDS encoding TldD/PmbA family protein, producing MLDESLLHASIEYAKSLGAEYAETRYQKDYGFQLSMRNGKILGAGSYRKVGVGIRVLIGGSLGFAATNILDRENILQAVERAVSRAKSSSVLRRKPIKFSQERVGRATYEVVTKKDPNQIQLESIIEMGASLYSTLLEVINKVKIPVSTFSFETHLQEKFIATSEGALVRSMIPRIYLDSNNVLYHPEKGTLQRMISFAASGGLELIDEWNPVEKIIDEVKRLENVLVNGKAPPKEKVDVVVGSEIVGLLVHESAGHPMEADRILGREAAQAGESYVKPEFIGSFRVGNEYATVIEDPTIPGSNGFYLYDDEGVPARARYLYREGLVNEPLHNRHTAYLFGTNSNGAARAMDFASEPIIRMSNTYLKPGDMEFDELIEDIELGVYMKSYMEWNIDDVRWNQRYVGLEAYIIRNGELAEPVRDPILEITTQGFYSNIVAVDKNLAFYPGTCGKGEPSQGVPVWFGGPNVRLKKIVLGVRA from the coding sequence ATGTTGGATGAATCTCTTCTACACGCCAGCATAGAATATGCTAAAAGTCTAGGAGCAGAATATGCTGAAACAAGGTATCAAAAAGATTATGGATTTCAATTGAGTATGCGCAACGGGAAAATCTTAGGTGCAGGATCCTACAGGAAAGTAGGAGTGGGGATTAGGGTATTAATAGGCGGATCATTGGGATTCGCCGCAACAAACATATTGGATAGAGAAAACATTCTACAGGCTGTTGAGAGGGCTGTTTCAAGGGCTAAGTCCTCGAGCGTTTTACGTAGGAAACCAATAAAGTTTTCTCAAGAGAGAGTTGGTAGGGCTACTTACGAGGTAGTTACCAAGAAGGACCCAAATCAGATTCAGTTGGAGAGTATTATCGAAATGGGGGCATCGTTATATAGTACTTTACTTGAAGTGATTAATAAAGTGAAAATCCCAGTGTCAACCTTCAGTTTTGAAACACATCTTCAAGAAAAATTCATAGCTACAAGTGAAGGAGCGCTCGTTCGATCAATGATACCCAGAATATATCTTGACTCTAACAACGTTTTGTACCACCCGGAAAAGGGTACATTGCAACGAATGATCAGTTTTGCCGCATCCGGAGGGCTAGAGCTGATAGACGAGTGGAATCCTGTTGAGAAAATCATAGATGAGGTGAAAAGGCTTGAAAACGTACTAGTGAATGGAAAAGCCCCTCCTAAAGAAAAGGTAGATGTAGTCGTAGGTTCCGAGATAGTGGGTCTTCTGGTCCACGAGTCGGCCGGCCACCCAATGGAGGCTGATAGAATATTAGGGAGGGAAGCCGCCCAGGCAGGAGAATCTTACGTCAAACCTGAATTCATCGGTAGTTTCAGAGTTGGAAACGAGTATGCCACCGTTATCGAGGATCCAACTATCCCAGGAAGTAATGGTTTCTACTTATATGATGATGAAGGAGTCCCAGCTAGAGCTAGATACTTATATAGAGAAGGGTTAGTCAATGAGCCACTACATAATAGGCACACGGCCTACTTGTTCGGCACGAACAGTAACGGGGCGGCTAGGGCTATGGATTTCGCATCAGAACCCATTATTAGAATGAGCAATACGTACCTTAAACCAGGAGACATGGAGTTCGATGAACTAATAGAGGATATCGAGCTTGGTGTTTACATGAAATCCTATATGGAGTGGAACATTGACGACGTTAGATGGAATCAGAGATACGTTGGATTGGAGGCCTACATTATCAGGAATGGTGAGCTCGCGGAACCTGTGAGAGACCCAATCTTAGAGATAACTACTCAAGGATTTTATAGCAATATAGTGGCTGTTGACAAAAATCTAGCATTTTATCCGGGAACCTGCGGCAAGGGAGAGCCTTCTCAAGGCGTACCCGTGTGGTTTGGCGGTCCAAATGTTAGATTGAAGAAAATCGTGCTTGGGGTGAGGGCCTAG
- a CDS encoding TldD/PmbA family protein encodes MSFDLDLARKIVERLSSKFDEVAVSITTRDEVMVKLWNTEPSIIQSWKVSEIALRLAKNKRLFLLEFTTRDPESLMKDVEELPKMTERMDEAEIYAPLPEPSKVKLVEGGVDPKVLDAMNDPGKIAGKMIDSSLSHKVDRVAGTITLKHETRTVATSKGFEAFEPRTSVEAYLRAFKNEFSGHWAYGGTRLEESRLLEVGDKAGYLATISTNRINLTPGKYTVILSPLVVGNLVNYLTFMASAMAVILGFSMFLKYKPGDKIGADTITLMDKPRDSTLPGFASFDDEGVETYDKPIIEAGRLRSLLHNTATASKTGGKSTGNAGWMFPHPWNLELAPGSLSEKSLFEDVKQGVFFSNNWYTRYQNYTEGTFSTVSRDATLYIENGEIVGQVGRVRLSTSFPILMNNTVDCTKERYDIMWWEVRHPSRIPYLVAKDIMVTRPEL; translated from the coding sequence GTGAGCTTTGACCTTGATTTGGCAAGGAAAATCGTTGAAAGACTAAGTAGTAAATTCGACGAAGTGGCCGTGAGCATAACTACTCGGGACGAGGTAATGGTTAAACTCTGGAATACTGAACCTTCGATTATTCAGAGTTGGAAGGTCAGCGAGATAGCACTTAGACTTGCGAAAAACAAAAGACTATTCCTTCTCGAATTCACCACCAGGGATCCTGAATCATTGATGAAGGATGTTGAAGAACTTCCGAAAATGACGGAGAGAATGGATGAAGCTGAGATTTATGCACCACTCCCGGAACCGTCGAAGGTTAAGTTGGTAGAAGGAGGAGTTGACCCAAAGGTATTGGACGCAATGAATGACCCCGGAAAAATAGCAGGTAAGATGATAGATTCTTCTCTCTCACACAAAGTGGACAGGGTTGCTGGAACAATAACTCTTAAACACGAGACGAGAACTGTCGCAACGAGCAAGGGGTTCGAGGCGTTCGAACCAAGGACCAGCGTGGAAGCTTACTTAAGAGCTTTCAAAAACGAATTTAGCGGGCATTGGGCATACGGAGGAACCAGGCTCGAGGAATCACGACTTCTCGAAGTGGGCGATAAAGCGGGATATCTCGCCACTATATCCACCAATAGGATCAACTTAACACCAGGTAAATACACGGTGATCTTATCCCCCCTTGTCGTAGGAAACCTAGTTAACTACCTAACCTTTATGGCTTCAGCAATGGCAGTAATCCTTGGATTCTCAATGTTCCTGAAGTATAAGCCAGGGGATAAAATCGGAGCCGATACGATAACACTTATGGACAAGCCTAGGGATTCAACGCTACCCGGGTTCGCATCGTTTGACGATGAAGGTGTTGAAACCTATGATAAACCGATCATCGAAGCCGGAAGACTAAGAAGCCTACTCCACAACACTGCCACTGCGAGCAAAACCGGTGGAAAATCCACAGGTAACGCAGGGTGGATGTTTCCCCATCCATGGAACCTTGAATTAGCGCCCGGAAGCCTGAGCGAGAAAAGCTTATTTGAGGACGTGAAACAAGGAGTCTTCTTCTCTAACAACTGGTATACGAGGTATCAAAACTATACAGAGGGCACGTTTTCAACCGTGTCTAGGGATGCAACACTCTACATTGAAAACGGAGAGATCGTGGGCCAAGTCGGGAGAGTTAGATTGTCGACATCATTCCCCATCCTTATGAACAACACTGTTGACTGCACTAAGGAAAGATACGACATAATGTGGTGGGAAGTTAGACATCCTTCGAGAATTCCATACTTAGTCGCTAAAGATATAATGGTTACCCGTCCAGAACTATAA
- a CDS encoding magnesium-dependent phosphatase-1 yields the protein MFLDLDGTLWDHEDISQLHPPFQKIDDLTIVDSKGVRVRVYELMMEIMRRAAENGFILSTLSWNNPEIALQALSAFRLRDSFHYHAIEDHPRKDILALKALRHFMQAFGCDAFKVVYIDDREIHLDDMLKVLPEACFIRAHRDFSNISEAFLRIKKCIEDKGIIVLDG from the coding sequence TTGTTTTTAGATCTGGATGGAACGCTGTGGGATCATGAGGATATCTCGCAACTTCATCCTCCTTTTCAAAAAATCGATGATCTTACAATAGTCGACTCGAAAGGAGTAAGAGTGAGGGTTTACGAATTAATGATGGAGATCATGAGGAGGGCCGCGGAAAACGGATTTATACTGTCTACCCTCAGCTGGAACAACCCAGAAATAGCTCTTCAGGCTTTAAGCGCGTTCAGGCTTCGTGACTCATTTCATTACCACGCAATTGAGGACCATCCGAGAAAGGATATCCTGGCGTTAAAAGCCCTGAGGCATTTCATGCAGGCCTTTGGATGTGATGCTTTTAAAGTGGTCTATATCGATGATCGGGAGATACACCTTGACGACATGTTGAAAGTACTGCCCGAGGCGTGCTTCATAAGGGCCCATAGAGATTTCTCAAACATTTCAGAAGCGTTCTTGAGGATTAAAAAATGTATTGAAGATAAGGGAATTATAGTTCTGGACGGGTAA